In a single window of the Brassica napus cultivar Da-Ae chromosome C5 unlocalized genomic scaffold, Da-Ae chrC05_Random_24, whole genome shotgun sequence genome:
- the LOC125594816 gene encoding uncharacterized protein LOC125594816 has translation MAPYEALYGRPCKTPLCWTEVGERREFGLEIVEETMEKLEIIQTNMKKAQDRQKKYADQSRSKGKDRFGKVGKLAVRFIGPYQIEERIGDVAYRLNLPEEMRIHPVFHVSMLRKHVHDPKAIEMEQIENLQTNLTYPEGPIRIGERRIRKLKNREIPQVQVFWGKRNRVIVTWEDESRFKASHQEFFHEDVVMEEEGSS, from the exons ATGGCACCATATGAGGCACTTTATGGGAGGCCATGCAAAACACCTTTATGCTGGACCGAAGTTGGGGAAAGAAGAGAGTTTGGACTCGAAATTGTTGAAGAGACGATGGAAAAGTTGGAGATCATTCAAACCAATATGAAGAAAGCTCAGGATAGGCAAAAGAAGTACGCTGATCAATCAAG ATCAAAAGGAAAAGATCGATTCGGGAAAGTCGGGAAACTTGCGGTAAGATTCATCGGGCCTTACCAGATTGAAGAACGAATCGGAGATGTTGCTTACCGTCTCAACCTGCCTGAAGAAATGAGGATACATCCGGTGTTTCACGTATCAATGCTACGGAAACACGTTCATGATCCCAAAGCTATTGAGATGGAGCAAATCGAAAACCTGCAAACAAACCTCACTTATCCAGAGGGACCAATCCGAATAGGTGAACGTCGAATACGAAAACTAAAGAACCGAGAGATTCCTCAAGTCCAAGTCTTCTGGGGTAAGCGAAACCGTGTAATTGTGACCTGGGAGGATGAGTCAAGGTTCAAAGCGTCGCACCAAGAGTTTTTCCATGAAGATGTAGTGATGGAAGAAGAGGGATCATCCTag